Sequence from the Fibrobacter sp. genome:
GTGGGGCGAAGCTCCGGCCGAAGACAAGGTGAGCGGCCTCAGCTACGACGCCGCCAACATCGTGTTCTCCGGTATCCAGAAGAAGGTCGAGAGCCTCACGAAGTACCTCAACAACACGTCCGTTTTCCAGAGCGTGTACGGCGAAATCAAGTTCACGCGCGGCGCGAACACGAACACCAAGGTGGTGACCGTTCGCAAGGGCAAGTTCTACGTGATGGAAGGCTGCAACCTTCCGTCCAATGCGCTCCCCTCGGACGACAAGAAGAAGGACGACAAGAAGTCATCCAAGAAATAGCGCCGGGCGCCTAGCCGGCGTCGGCGTAATCGTCATCGAAGTCGATGTTCGGGCCCGCGATGCTTGCGGCCACGAAGTCGGCTGATTCTCCCGAACGGTATAAGGACTGCAGGCTCGCATCGTCGATGAGCGACTCGAGCGAAATGCTGCTGATGGCTCCCAGTTCCTCGCGGATGCGGTTCTTGAATGCCTGGAACCCGGAGTTGATCAGGTAGAAGGATATCGCGGATGTCTTATGGATCGGTTTCATGTTTTCCCCCATACTGTTTCGCAATGTTCTACGGTATGCCGTGCCGGTCTTGCCCTGCCGTGGCTGTTGGTGGCACGCATGTTAAAAGATTGTTGATTACCTGTTTCTATTATACCTTTTGCGCCCCTCTCCAGACAAGTGACAGCCGTCAAATAGCGAATTTATAATATTCCACAATGTCGCGCAAAAAACGTGTTTTTCGTACGAAAATGGAAGAAAATGGGAACGCCTAACATGGTGAACATCAACACGATACGCTTTGCGCATTTTGTTAGTTTGTTTGTAACAAATGAAACAAGAAAAGCTATTCCACTTTGGATTAATATTTCGCCGCTTTGCGTGCGCCTTTGGCCGTTGCGTGCGCCTCTTTTGTATATTTGGGAGCGTTGAATCATTGTGGATTGATTGTCATGTACCGTATATTTCTTGTCGCTTTGACTTTTGCCTCGCTCGCCTTTGGCGGGTCGCCCGCGCCTACGCTTTCGCTTCCTTCGCCTATCGCGGAAATCGCTGAACGGGTGACCGAGCGTAACATGGCGCTCGATTACGACAGCGCCTTCGCACTTGCGAAGCAGGTGAGCGCGAAGAATGCGGGCGTGGGATGCGTGCTCGAGAACGTGGTGCTCGTGAGCCGCTACGACGACCTGGGCGATACGGCCGCGCTTGAATCGGCGGGGAAGAATCTCGAGAAGTGTGCGTCTACCGGGCTCTGGGAAGCCGTGCGCAAGTTCGAACTCGGTTACGTGCAGATTGAACTGGGCCATTCGGTGAAGGGCGCCATGACGACGCGTTCGGGTGCTAAGTTGTTCGAAGAATCGTCCGAGCTGGATGCGCAGGCCTTCTACGCCCTCTACGCGTACTACATGGACAAGAGTTTCAGCTGGCTTCCCTTCAAGACGGATCGCCGCGTCGAGTACCTCGCCGTGGTGGATTCCGCCGCTTCGGTTTCCAAGCAGTTCTGGCCCCTCTTCCTTACCTCGCTCGCCTGGATGTACTACGACAAGGGCGATTACAACGCGGGGCTCAGGATATTGAAGGTGGGCTTCGGCAAGGCGCCGAACCATCCGGTGCTTCTGCAGCTCAAGGCTGACATGCTCTACAAGCTCAAGCGCTACAAGGAAGCCGCGGACATCTACGAGAAGAGCGCTACCGATTACCTTGCACGTACCGGGAAGTCCATCCGTTACTGGTGCGCGGCGCTGAACCTGGTGCGCATCTATGCCGACATGGGCGACAAGGAGAAGTCCGCTCGCTGGAAGAAGGCGCTCGACGATCCGGAATACAAGAGGCTCGAACGCCGCATGCCGGAATCGCTCATGGACGACCTCGAAAGCAGGGACCTGCTGGATTAGTTTTGTAAAAACTGCACGTAAACAAAAAATTTACGGCTCATTTTGGGGGGCAAATCCGTTTTAAGGATAGAGACACTTTAAAACGGAGTACCCATGAAAAAAAGTCCGCTGAGGCTGTTCTTCTTTGTGGACGGCTATACGCTGAAGAAGGTGAACGAATTCTACAGGTTTCACCACCCTTACCACTCGCGAATCGATTTCCGCTCGCTCAAGAACTGGGCGCGCCACGAGGCCCTGCGCGTGTTTGCGCCCGGCAGCACCTACGCGGTGATGGACTGCCACTACTACCACCCGTACAAGGATCCGCACATGTACGGCGGAACGTGGGGCCTTTCGTGCTTCGAGCGGGAGCTGCGTTTCGCGGGATACCAGATACACTACTGCGACCAGGTGGGGCCCGAGGGCGTGAGGCCGAACATGGCCCTGCTCGAGGATGCGCTGCTGTTCGCGAGCTACCGCAAGATGGACGCGGTGGTGCTGCTCAGTACGCAGGGGCAGTATGCGCCGCTGCCTGACAGGCTGCGCATGATGGGGCTCCCGATGCTTTTGCTCGGGTGGCAGTTCTCGTACTCGAAGGAGAACCGCTTGGTGCGCTGGAAGACGGACCCGTACCTGCAGGAGCTCGCCACCTTCTACGTGGCGATGGACCGCGTCGCCGAGAGGGGAATCAGCGCCGCCGACGGTGGCCTGTTCTGCGACGGATAGCAAAAGCCCCAGTTGTTGAACTGGGGCGGTTGAAAAGTTACCGGAGGTTCAGTCCCCGAAACGACGAGTGCTCGGGCATCCGTGAGCAACAAACGCCTCGTATTGCGATTACATCGCATAAACCGGCGCCTCAACAATAGAAACAAGTAAACTTTTTTCTGCTGTACTCGGCTTAGGTTTATTTAACGAGGCGTGGTTGCGAGAGCGAGTGAGAAACCGGAGGTTTCAACACCTAAAATGTCGAACGAGCGGTCTTCTGTGAACGGAAAAGGCTCGTATCAACGAGCCTTTGCAGTGAGAGAGCACGAGCTACCGGAGGTTCAGTCCCCGAAACATCGAGTGCTCGGTCTTATTACAACTTATCGGCTTGCTTGCGCTGCCAGTCGCTCTTGAACGTCCAGGTAGCGCGCACACCCACAAACCAGGTGTCGCCGCTATTATCTGTATCGTAGGGCTTGTTCACGAGGACGTGTTCTTCAATCTCGATGTCGCTATAGTCTACATGGCGGTAGCCGCCGTAGATACCGATGGCGATGGGGTTGATTTCCAGGCGGAGTTCGAGTTCGCCGGTGACGGTCGCATCCATGGTGCTGTAGTAGCGGTCGCGGGCATTTACGAAATTGCCGCTTTCTTCGACAAAGGTGAAGAGGGATGCGAAGTGGAAGTTGATGAGGTTGAAGCCGACACCGACGGCGGGGATCAGGTTGATGACGGTGTTTTCGCCGAAGAGCTTCCAGCCGAACATCCAGTCGACACCGTAGGTGAACCACTTGACGTCAAACAAGGGGGCCTTCTGCACGTCGCCGCTTTCGATGCTGGTAACGTTGTAGGTTTTGGACGGGCGTTCAGAAATCTGGGTCGGCATGGCGTTGATGTTGAACCAGGTGAGGAACTGCTTGTACTGCGCACCGATGTTCATGTGCAGTCCGAGGTAGTAGTCGTAGAATTCGGCGTATTCGAAGGAGCCGTGATAGGTTTCTTCTGCGTGGGTCTTTTGGTTTTCCATGACGATACGGCCGTTGTAGCGAGCAATGGTGTTCACATAGTTGTGAAAATCCCCGAACATGCCACGGTAGTCGGCACCGACGGAGATGAAGCCGCGGACGTGGTTCTTTTCGTAGAAACCGTTCTCCGAATCCGCGAAGGCGCTGGTCGCGAATGTGAGTGCGCACAGGAGCGAAACCAAGTAAACTATTTTTGTCTTCATACAAGACTCCGTATAAGGAATTGACGATGTATAAAATACATTATGTTTTGCGAATGTGCATCGAAATTTTTCATAAGATGTTAAAAATCAACGATTTACGTGCTTTTTTGAGGGCGTTCCTGGGGGGGCGGTTGGGCCGAATTGTGCCTGGGGTCGCCTTGCCGGGGGTCGTTTGCCTCGCAATTTGTGCCTGCGGGGGGGCGGATTCCCCGGAGGCGAGGGCCAAAGGGGAGGCCATGTGCTCGGATTCCGTGCAGTTTTCCCCGCAGTTGTACAGCAATTTGTTCCGCATGGGCAGTTCCTGCGGCCAAAGTCTGGTCGAAATCCGCTCCGAAGTGGGGCGCGATACCCTCGTGAAGCGCTTCGTGCTGGCCGATTCCGCCTTCGTTGCGGATACGGCGAAGCTCAGGCGGGTTTCGGCGGGCAAGGAATGGCGGGGGGCGACCGTCGTCCGGGTGCCGGTACGCCGTGCGGTGGTGCTCTCGTCGGCGCAGCTCGGGTTCATGCTCCGCCTCGGGGTCGAAGACCGCATCGTGGGCGTGGGCGCGGGCGCCTACATCGTGGATAGCGCGCTTGCCGCGAAGGTCGCGCAGGGCAAGGTGCTCGAGGTGGGCAACGGGCCGCAGGTGTCGCTCGAGAAGGTAATCTCGCTCAAGCCCGACCTGGTGATGACGTTTGCGACGGGCGGCGCGTACGACGATTACGACAGGCTTTCGACCCTCGGGCTTCCGCTGATGCTCACTTCCGAATGGCAGGAGAACAACCCGTTCGCGAAATTCGACTGGATTAGTTTGTTTGCAAAACTCTTCGGCGCGGAAGCGCGGGCGGCGCAGATTCTGGAGCCGTATGCGCAGGTGATTCCCGAGATGGCGAAAAAGGAAGCGGACCCGCTTGTCGCCTGCAGGGAGAACGGCCCGCGCGTAATCGCGGGCATGGCGTACGGCGGCGTGTGGTATGCGCCCGGCGGAAGGAGCTACACCGCGAGCCTTATAAGGCAGGCGGGCGGCTGCTACCTGTGGGCTGGCGATACCACCCGCGAGATGAAGTTCTCGCTCGAGGAAATCTTCGCGGTGGCCGACAGCGCCGACGTGTGGGTGAACCCGGGAATATACGGGACGCCCGATGACATAATCGCGGCGGAACCGAGGCTCGGTCGCATCAGGCCGTTCAGGGAGAAGCGCGTGTGCCAGAACGATGCCCGCAAGAGCGCTGGCGGCGGGAACGACTTCTTCGAGAGTGCGGTCTCGAGGCCGGTGGAACTGGTCCGGAACCTCCACGAATGCGTTTTCGGCATAAAAGAGGGCGAATCCGGCACCATCTCGGAGGACCCGCCCTACAAATGGTATAGAAATATTTATAATTTTGCATTATGATGAAGTCGACTACTGGTATTGGTGAATGGATTGCCTCCAGCTACGAAGCGAGTGTTCCGTTTTTGCAGCAGGTGCCGCGAGATTGTGCTGACTATTTACTGCTGAATGCGCAGATTCGCGAGTATGACGCTGGCGAAATCATCGTGCAGGGCGGCGTGGAAGGCGAGTACTTCTGCGTGATGCAGAGTGGTCGGGCCCAGGTTTGCGGACAGATTCTGCCGGACGGACACTATACCGTAGTCGCCTATATCGAGAGTGGCGCGTGCTTTGCCGAGATGTCCATCCTGTGTAACGAGCCTACGAGCAATACCATCATCGCCGCCGAAGACGGCTGCACGGTGCTGCTCATCCCGAAGGCCGAATTCGTGAAGTTCCTCGACAAGAACCCGAATATCATGGTGTACCTTTACAAGGTCGTTTGCGACAGCCTCCGCACGAAGAACAAGGCGTTCGACGAGTTCCAGCGGCTTTCGCTCCTTGCCTCGGGCACGGTGCTCCCCTTCATCGATTTTGCGCAGACCATGGAAAAGAGCCGCATCACCGGTACGGTGATTTGCGAATCCCAGTTCGGGTCCGGCTTTGTGGCCTTCGAGGACGGCCGCATCTGCTGTGCCAAGTGCGGCAAGCATACCGGCCAGGATGCCCTCGAGGATATCCTCTCTTGGGGCGACGAGTCCATGTACAAGCTCGATACGCACCTGATGCCGGGTACGGTGAACATCAACCAGATGGCCGATACCACGAGCCTCATTCTGGATGCGCTCAGGAATATTGACGAAAAACAAGGTGCCCGCAAGTAGGGCAAAACATAGTGCCCGATTCTGGGCAAAGGAAAGAAGATGAATTACGCAGACGCAGGAGTATCCTTGGCACGTGCCGACGAAGCAATGGTCGGTGTCAAGAAATCCGTACGTACTACATTCAACCAGGGCGTTCTGGGCGACGTCGGCAATTTCGGCGGCCTCTTTACGCTCAACCACCTCGGCATGAAGGACCCTGTTCTCGTGAGTTCCGTCGACGGCGTGGGCACCAAGCTCAAGGTCGATATCGAAATGGGCACGCACGAACTGCCGGGCCAGGACATCGTGAACCACTGCTGCGACGATATCCTCGTGCAGGGCGCGCGTCCGCTGTTCTTCCTTGACTATGTGGCTACCGGCCGCTTGGAACCGGGTGTCATGGACAAGCTCGTCGCCGGTATGGCCAAGGCCTGCCGCGAGAACGACCTCGTGCTCATCGGCGGTGAAACTGCCGAAATGCCGGGCTTCTACGGTCCGGGTGACTACGACATTTCCGGCACCATCGTCGGCGTCGTGGAACGCGAAAACATCATCGACGGCAAGAAGATCAAGCCGGGTACCATCATCCTCGGTCTGCCTTCCACCGGATTGCATACAAACGGCTACTCGCTTGCTCGTAAGGTGCTCTTCGACGTGGCCGGCTACAAGGTCGATACCCTCGTCGACGGCATGGACAAGACCATCGGTGAAGCGCTCGCCGTGCCGCATCGCAGCTACTACCCGAGCCTCATCGATCTTTGCAACAAGAAGATCATTCAGGGCCTCGCCCACATCACGGGTTCGGGCTACCAGGGCAACATCCCGCGTATCCTCCCGGACGATGTCGACGTGATCATCGACCGCACCACGTGGGATCCTCCGATGATCTTCAAGCTCATCCAGCAGGCCGGCTCCGTGGAGAAGGACGAGATGTACTCTACCTTCAACATGGGTATGGGCATGCTCATCTTCATCGACCCGGCTGACAAGGCCGAAGTCACTGCCCACCTCGAAGCCAAGGGCGAAAAGTGGGTGCAGATCGGTGAAGTCGTCGCCGGTACCAAGCAGGTGAAGTTCAGGGACTAATTGCACCAATGGTGCATTTGTAACTCGAAAAAGGCGTCCACGATAGTGGAGCCTTTTTTTCGCGGCTTTTTTTTGCGTAAAACTGTGAGGTCAAGCACGCCCGGGCACATTTTGGGAACATATTAATGTTTCAAATTGCTTTTTTGCGTGCGTAAGTGGCCCCACGAATATATTTTTAAGGTTGTATAAAAGGAAGTTCTATGAAAAAACGTATTACGAAGCTTATGATTGCAGCGGGTGCTGTGGCGCTCGTGTGCGCCTGTTCCGACGACCCGTCCAATAGCATGGGTTCTGAAACCTGCAATTCGCTTACCGGCTGCGATGGTTCCAGCGCGGTGATTGACCCGAACTCCAGCGCGACAATCAACCCGAATTCTAGCGGCACCGTTATTCCCGGCTCCAGCACGGTTGTCGACCCGAACTCCAGCGCGACCGTTCCTGGCTCCAGCACGGTTGTCGACCCGAATTCCAGCGCGACTGTTCCCGGCTCCAGCGCTTCGATTGACCCGAACTCCAGTGCGACCGTGCAGGTTAGCAGTTCCAGCGACGTTCCGCGCGACGAAAACGGATTCCCGACCATCGAATCTTACGGCCCGCCTCCTGAGGCCTACACCAAGGACATTTTGAACAACGGAAAAACAGGTTGGAGCAGCCGTTACTGGGATGCTTGCAAGCCGCACTGTTCTTGGCTCAGCAGCGTCGATACCACGAGCGAAGAAAAATACCAGGAAGGCATGACCGTGGCGCGTAACTGCAACATTCACGACGTGGAAGTCCCTGCCTTTACGCTTGGCCATGCGGTACAGCAGTACTGGATGGGCTACGAAGGCACGAACAGCGCCTGTGTGAACTCGAATGCCGGCGGCACTTACACCTGCACCGACATGGCTCCTATCCAGGTGACCGAAAACCTTTCTTACGGCTACGTGGCTGCTCCGGGCGCACAGTTCGGCGGCGGTTGCGGCAAGTGCTTCCATTTGCAGTTTAACGGTGGCAACCATGCAAACGACGTGAAGGCCACGCACAAGGCTCTCAAGGGCAAGCACATGATCGTGATGGCATCCAACATCGGTTACGACGTGGAAGCCGGCCAGTACGACATGCTCGTGCCGGGCGGTGGCGTGGGTGCATTCAACGCGCTCTCTACCCAGATTGGCGTGCCTGCAAGCGGCCTCGGCGCAAACGGCGGCGGATTCATGACGGAATGCCAGCAGAGCCTCGGCTGGGATAACACTGTGGAAGCCTACCAGGAATGCGTGCTCAAGAAGTGCGACGAAGTATTCAAGGATTGGCCGAACCTGCTGCGCGGCTGCCGCTGGTATGCTGAATGGTACATGACCGCCGACAACCCGACCTACAACTGGGAAGAGGTGGAATGCCCGCAGTACCTGATTGACCATTACATGACCTCGTTCAATACGACCAGGGAAAACCGCTGGCGTTGGAAGGATGACTGGTCTGACTACAAGAAGGGTGACGTGCTCGATACCGTTTACTGCTGGAAGGATGGCGAAAACCCGAACGATCCGAACGGCAAGGGCGCTGGCTGCGCTCCGTAACGAGGATTTATGAAACGTAAACTGTTTGGCTCGTTGATTGTGGCAAGTGCAGTCGCCATGATTTGCGCTTGCGGCGATGATACTGGTTCGAGCAATGCACCCGACCTGATGGGCAACGAGCCGGGTTCCAGCGTGATTGACAACCCGGCTTCGTCCGGCGCGGTTAATCCGGGCTCTAGCGCGGTTGTTCCTGGTTCTAGCACCACGATCGACCCGAATTCCAGCACTTCGGTCAACCCGAATTCTAGCACGACCGTTCCGGGCTCCAGCGGCTCTGTCATCGGTTCCAGTGCCGATGCGGGTCCCGAAAGTTCCAGCAGCAAGGAACCGGAACTTGACGCGAGCGGATTCCCGACTCTTGAATCTTACGGGCCGCCTCCGGCCGAATACACCAAGGACATCAGCGCTACGGCGAAGCGCGGTTGGAATACCCGCTACTGGGACGCCTGCAAGCCGCACTGCTCTTGGCTTAGGGAAAACCCTAACGATGTGACTCGTGCGGACACGTCTTCCGATGCGGCCTACATTGCCGACTTTGGCACTGCGCGTAACTGCAACATTCACGACGTGGAAGTCCCTACCTTTACCTTGGGTGACGTATCGAAATCCTGGTTCGGTTACAACGGGACCAGAAGCGCTTGCGGCGACGAAAAGGAAAAGGGCGTGTTCACCTGCACGGACATGGCGCCTATTGCCGTGAACGACACTCTTTCTTATGGGTACGTTGCGGGTACTGCCGACAGCAAGTGCGGCAAGTGCTATCACCTGCAGTACGACGGTCACTTCGCGAACGAGATGGAAAACAACCCGCCAAGGGAAACTCACCGGGCGCTCAAGGGCAAGCACATGATCGTGATGGCCTCCAACATCGGTAACGACGTGGCGGGCGGCAATGCTAATCTTCCGGCAGGCCAGTTTGATTTGATGGTGCCGGGTGGTGGCGTGGGCGCCTTTGACGCCCTCACTGTCCAGGTGAACAAAGGCCGCGACTTTAACTGGGGCGCAGGCTTTGGCGGATTCTTGACCGAATGCCAGAACAAGCTCGGCTACGAGGCTACTCTCGTCGCGTACCAGACCTGCATCAAGGATATGTGCGACGCGGCTTTCGGCGACGCCGGCCTTCCGAACCTTTTGCGCGGTTGCCACTGGTTTGCCGACTGGTACAAGGCTGCGGACAATCCGACCTACTACATCGAAGAAGTGGAATGCCCGCAGTACCTGATCGATCATTACATGAGCCGATTCAACACCACTACGGTAACCAACATCAAGAAGGTGACGGACTGGTCCACTTACAAGGAAGGCGACGTGCTCGACACGCTCCATTGCTGGAAGGCGGGCGAAGCTCCTCCGGAAGACGGTTGGGTCAACCCGAGCGCCGGCTGTGCTCCGTAAGTAGACAAAAATTTGGATAAAGCCCCGTCTCGCACGGGGCTTTTTGCATTCTATCCTTGCTTTTTGCCGGATTATCGCTAACTGCAAATTAGGTTATTGGCAAATAGATTCTTTGACCTTATATTACGAGCATGAGAGTGTTGAAAGTTGTTATTTGTGTATTGCTTGCCTTGAGCCTTGTGGGCTGCGCCATGAGCAGGAACCCTAATCCCATGATTCGTTATGGGGTGAATACTGGTGTGGCTTTGTCGGGTCCGGGCCTTATCGCCTTGTGCGTGGCCGGGGCCGTGGCGGAAGAAACTGGCCCGGATTCAGAATGGGGTCAATTGGCCTTTTGGGGAATTGCCGCCGCTGCTGGCGGTTTTATGGTGGGCGCAGCTTTGGGCGGGACGGTAGGTTTTTTCAAGTGGATGTTCAACGGGTTTAAAGACGACAATGTTGAATCGGCTTACGATCTGCCAGAAGAAATAATGCCGCCCGCCGAGTGATGTTTTGTAATTTGTCTGTTGACCCCGATCAGTCGGGGTTTTTATTTTTGATTTGCGGGATGTGAATGCGTTAGGAGGATTCCTTATGAGAAACGGAATGAACAAGTTGTTGACCGTGACGGCTGTGCTTGCGAGTGTTTGCATGTGGGGGTGTACGGATGTGGATTTCCGTTGGGAAAAAAATCGCAGTAGCGAGAAAGTTGTTGGTTTCGTTGATGATTCTCTTGTAATGGTGGGCGATTATCGGTGCTGGCTGGAAACAAGAGATTATTGGTTTGCGCTGAATGAGGAATCGAGTAACTGTGGTCGTGAACGTCTGTGCGTTTATAATTATCGTGTCCAAGAAGATGGTCCGAGATGGTGTGATTCGCTTTCTAGCAAAAAGATGACGGGTATATTTGCTGGACAAATGACGGATTCCGTGATTTGGGGCGGTGAAGTCTCGAAATCAGTTCGATTGTGGAAAATTGGCGAGAGACCGCATGAAATCAAATTGACAAAAGAGAGCGATGGTTGCTCCGTAGAGTTTAGGATAAGCTCGTTAAAGCCGTGGCTAGACGGAACTTTCATTGGAAGGAGCGGTGAATCCCTGGCTG
This genomic interval carries:
- a CDS encoding glycosyl hydrolase family 5, which gives rise to MKRKLFGSLIVASAVAMICACGDDTGSSNAPDLMGNEPGSSVIDNPASSGAVNPGSSAVVPGSSTTIDPNSSTSVNPNSSTTVPGSSGSVIGSSADAGPESSSSKEPELDASGFPTLESYGPPPAEYTKDISATAKRGWNTRYWDACKPHCSWLRENPNDVTRADTSSDAAYIADFGTARNCNIHDVEVPTFTLGDVSKSWFGYNGTRSACGDEKEKGVFTCTDMAPIAVNDTLSYGYVAGTADSKCGKCYHLQYDGHFANEMENNPPRETHRALKGKHMIVMASNIGNDVAGGNANLPAGQFDLMVPGGGVGAFDALTVQVNKGRDFNWGAGFGGFLTECQNKLGYEATLVAYQTCIKDMCDAAFGDAGLPNLLRGCHWFADWYKAADNPTYYIEEVECPQYLIDHYMSRFNTTTVTNIKKVTDWSTYKEGDVLDTLHCWKAGEAPPEDGWVNPSAGCAP
- the purM gene encoding phosphoribosylformylglycinamidine cyclo-ligase, which produces MNYADAGVSLARADEAMVGVKKSVRTTFNQGVLGDVGNFGGLFTLNHLGMKDPVLVSSVDGVGTKLKVDIEMGTHELPGQDIVNHCCDDILVQGARPLFFLDYVATGRLEPGVMDKLVAGMAKACRENDLVLIGGETAEMPGFYGPGDYDISGTIVGVVERENIIDGKKIKPGTIILGLPSTGLHTNGYSLARKVLFDVAGYKVDTLVDGMDKTIGEALAVPHRSYYPSLIDLCNKKIIQGLAHITGSGYQGNIPRILPDDVDVIIDRTTWDPPMIFKLIQQAGSVEKDEMYSTFNMGMGMLIFIDPADKAEVTAHLEAKGEKWVQIGEVVAGTKQVKFRD
- a CDS encoding ABC transporter substrate-binding protein; its protein translation is MCSDSVQFSPQLYSNLFRMGSSCGQSLVEIRSEVGRDTLVKRFVLADSAFVADTAKLRRVSAGKEWRGATVVRVPVRRAVVLSSAQLGFMLRLGVEDRIVGVGAGAYIVDSALAAKVAQGKVLEVGNGPQVSLEKVISLKPDLVMTFATGGAYDDYDRLSTLGLPLMLTSEWQENNPFAKFDWISLFAKLFGAEARAAQILEPYAQVIPEMAKKEADPLVACRENGPRVIAGMAYGGVWYAPGGRSYTASLIRQAGGCYLWAGDTTREMKFSLEEIFAVADSADVWVNPGIYGTPDDIIAAEPRLGRIRPFREKRVCQNDARKSAGGGNDFFESAVSRPVELVRNLHECVFGIKEGESGTISEDPPYKWYRNIYNFAL
- a CDS encoding NYN domain-containing protein; amino-acid sequence: MKKSPLRLFFFVDGYTLKKVNEFYRFHHPYHSRIDFRSLKNWARHEALRVFAPGSTYAVMDCHYYHPYKDPHMYGGTWGLSCFERELRFAGYQIHYCDQVGPEGVRPNMALLEDALLFASYRKMDAVVLLSTQGQYAPLPDRLRMMGLPMLLLGWQFSYSKENRLVRWKTDPYLQELATFYVAMDRVAERGISAADGGLFCDG
- a CDS encoding glycosyl hydrolase family 5 is translated as MKKRITKLMIAAGAVALVCACSDDPSNSMGSETCNSLTGCDGSSAVIDPNSSATINPNSSGTVIPGSSTVVDPNSSATVPGSSTVVDPNSSATVPGSSASIDPNSSATVQVSSSSDVPRDENGFPTIESYGPPPEAYTKDILNNGKTGWSSRYWDACKPHCSWLSSVDTTSEEKYQEGMTVARNCNIHDVEVPAFTLGHAVQQYWMGYEGTNSACVNSNAGGTYTCTDMAPIQVTENLSYGYVAAPGAQFGGGCGKCFHLQFNGGNHANDVKATHKALKGKHMIVMASNIGYDVEAGQYDMLVPGGGVGAFNALSTQIGVPASGLGANGGGFMTECQQSLGWDNTVEAYQECVLKKCDEVFKDWPNLLRGCRWYAEWYMTADNPTYNWEEVECPQYLIDHYMTSFNTTRENRWRWKDDWSDYKKGDVLDTVYCWKDGENPNDPNGKGAGCAP
- a CDS encoding lipopolysaccharide assembly protein LapB — its product is MYRIFLVALTFASLAFGGSPAPTLSLPSPIAEIAERVTERNMALDYDSAFALAKQVSAKNAGVGCVLENVVLVSRYDDLGDTAALESAGKNLEKCASTGLWEAVRKFELGYVQIELGHSVKGAMTTRSGAKLFEESSELDAQAFYALYAYYMDKSFSWLPFKTDRRVEYLAVVDSAASVSKQFWPLFLTSLAWMYYDKGDYNAGLRILKVGFGKAPNHPVLLQLKADMLYKLKRYKEAADIYEKSATDYLARTGKSIRYWCAALNLVRIYADMGDKEKSARWKKALDDPEYKRLERRMPESLMDDLESRDLLD
- a CDS encoding cyclic nucleotide-binding domain-containing protein encodes the protein MMKSTTGIGEWIASSYEASVPFLQQVPRDCADYLLLNAQIREYDAGEIIVQGGVEGEYFCVMQSGRAQVCGQILPDGHYTVVAYIESGACFAEMSILCNEPTSNTIIAAEDGCTVLLIPKAEFVKFLDKNPNIMVYLYKVVCDSLRTKNKAFDEFQRLSLLASGTVLPFIDFAQTMEKSRITGTVICESQFGSGFVAFEDGRICCAKCGKHTGQDALEDILSWGDESMYKLDTHLMPGTVNINQMADTTSLILDALRNIDEKQGARK